From Cydia strobilella chromosome 7, ilCydStro3.1, whole genome shotgun sequence, one genomic window encodes:
- the LOC134743076 gene encoding putative mediator of RNA polymerase II transcription subunit 26 isoform X1, protein MDEDVGVKVTRLRRRLSVEQSEDGGSPAPSTPTKKRGGRLAAKPQLELIEENAQVSSPRKTRRKSLATEAEEKPITPSRRSARIKSNSSIVSETLSVTATDSPRAKRAARRNSQAGSDNDGPATPVRQTKRIRKDSASSVEALGTISVPSPRCWPDIIGVAGPDQVILPLAAETSSHEETSTLIKPLPVSEMVIEEEPENEVQKIDKSPPSAADTEELSPNSARKSQRLLEKRNRRSGSYKTDQDSSTVENKSLNISTGNKEAELESQDSPSNKSVKSKESNDDLSESNMSLLKKIETESKINKSNHNKSTSALDTAANDKSKRIRTESWPVVTISEKDISFSDNELSKKRKGKSSSNTSGFNVTDSPKINKSNTSITDKNTSHSFLDTSSKRKKKNSDNNIEDTSKPSEDSNMLQVLAPKEDIHSTKDIASEKSDNIDDMAKLFESKPGNVQATVYFEDSDSNSAGAPTNKIEHIDSEDQCVPEVKHDFQEKTTANEINGNDNIILSNQVGIENVSSAEISIPKIICDDVNDSCEPMDIDETIHEEILQKSSNKSFNLSKHSILEETNSSKRKPSISNSATNTPDLSKNDKRKSSISNSGVNTPEVPKDNKRKTSISSSGGNTPDLSKNDRRKSSVTESIADTSSHPVKTDKRKSSISSSETDTPDKTKIDKRTSSISNSTADTPDLSKSNTNNKSTLILSQLKDVSSTSDNVKSPKLSTNELLSKSDINENSNKNKKISKGNLSLNDVKGTPKQNAIPKLTMQTSTPITTHQLGIKTKTEEQKQEGTKKIKTNFSKSINETDSSEEDSENDESYELSVERNKHIDDEAEEACDDYESGDSQDEEDRRYEEENEIVQRGETLTSDDDMSNDTNYEKDSFVVSSDEDDNELLSGSGDDLSMSDKELTMSKKSKKKFNERKLKEQKNASREMFESRHKLNSSDRKSPTPKTKKNRMRIDSSLLTSDEEVVVNPKKSNRMRLDSTLNESAKLEDTNVSLTKSNKNKSKQDSALNSNESKVATNISLKKNQSMHDSATDEREITVCNDSTIDNADPLQALVKQEPKTPQKDMNISVVQFTDREEIENVQITEGNSIMNQTGTDPLQATMASEDTSDSSENEEILQNYDSVLNELNKDNKTKFNKNNVSLNSGNTTKRNQVEPIIDQLNLTHTKKSIKDKGTKGDVSDSKIVKVSKEKQESDNEDSSDSIDLQLLFSEDNCGSDEDQKSQQNKADDDSMFVSLKKSPGKTNIRESIEMNASQQVTTLNESSENNKNRKCSVGLAEAVEEQDIFNVSKNVNISMNESGKKKKKKHSISEPKDTLNISKDVNVSMNEIGIKKKKKHSISEPAEEEPKDTLNISKNVTISINESGKKKKKKHSVSEPAEEETHDTLNISKNVNISLNESGIKKKKKHSVSEPAEEETQDTLNISKTVNNSMNESGKKKKKKHSVSEPDEEDTRGNTFNISKNKSGKKKKKHYISEPAVEENEEVPDAVDTEPNEKTKKKKKRKCFLAAEPESSDLFFIDTTGTLLDNKENTIAESSLPPKSEKKKKKQKLEALVRDDDSDGAPDEAPYRSEKASEMDLQNIESVCESAEGSKKKHKKKKKKSSAASNYSGENIDAENIIASNSKKRKRKSSNTENSQESGDVQESVESGKHNELVGSNKKRKISHREDNNTSGFSESKNAKKKKKKNRDVDFIDTASTSETTETQVKKNKKRKHRDDDGDNKQTKVKKDSSFQEVHVPRLPDNILQQLDDKPRKIEPPKVIATSNFIVENARQRRVKPSNYLEESIYLDEKSPVTKKQKQRINKPKVLPFIPTASISDSGYTTNFKINKLSQTTRFEAEPLVFSKETYLQKNNIKRLGTYDRYKKQMHHKMSKF, encoded by the exons ATGGACGAAGACGTTGGCGTTAAAG taacaaGACTGAGACGGCGGCTGTCTGTGGAACAATCTGAAGATGGTGGGTCCCCGGCACCCTCAACTCCAACCAAGAAGCGTGGGGGGAGGCTGGCAGCCAAACCACAACTGGAACTCATTGAAGAAAATG CCCAAGTGAGCAGTCCCAGAAAGACCAGAAGGAAGTCCTTAGCCACAGAGGCTGAAGAGAAGCCGATCACACCATCTAGGAGGAGCGCCAGAATCAAGTCCAACAGCAGCATTGTGTCAGAAACACTGTCTGTGACAGCAACAGACTCTCCTAGAGCCAAAAGAGCCGCCCGGCGGAACTCACAAGCTG GAAGTGATAATGATGGCCCGGCAACTCCCGTCAGGCAGACTAAGAGAATTAGAAAAGATTCCGCTTCCAGTGTTGAAGCTTTAG GTACAATATCGGTCCCGTCACCGCGGTGTTGGCCAGACATCATCGGGGTGGCGGGCCCAGATCAAGTAATATTGCCGTTGGCGGCGGAAACCAGCAGCCATGAAG AGACCAGCACCCTGATCAAACCACTGCCAGTATCAGAAATGGTAATTGAAGAGGAACCAGAGAATGAAGTCCAAAAAATAGATAAGTCACCCCCTTCTGCTGCTGATACTGAGGAATTGTCCCCCAACAGTGCAAGAAAAAGTCAACGACTTTTAGAAAAAAGAAATAGAAGAAGTGGATCATACAAAACGGACCAGGACTCAAGTACCGTAGAAAATAAAAGCTTAAACATTTCTACTGGAAATAAGGAAGCTGAATTAGAATCCCAAGATAGTCCGTCAAATAAATCGGTTAAATCCAAAGAATCAAATGACGACCTTTCTGAGTCTAATATGAGCTTGTTGAAAAAAATTGAGACtgaatcaaaaataaataaatcaaatcacAACAAAAGCACTTCAGCTTTAGATACTGCTGCAAATGATAAGAGTAAGAGGATTAGAACAGAATCATGGCCAGTAGTCACAATTTCTGAAAAAGACATTAGTTTCAGTGACAATGAACTCTCTAAGAAACGGAAAGGAAAATCAAGTAGTAATACGTCCGGATTTAATGTAACAGATAGCCCTAAGATTAACAAATCCAATACATCCATAACTGATAAAAATACTTCACACTCATTTTTAGACACATCTTCAAAAAGGAAGAAAAAGAATAGTGACAATAACATTGAAGATACCTCAAAACCCTCTGAAGATAGTAACATGTTGCAAGTGCTGGCACCGAAAGAAGACATTCATAGTACTAAAGATATTGCCAGTGAGAAATCTGACAATATTGATGATATGGCAAAGCTATTTGAAAGCAAGCCGGGCAATGTGCAGGCCACAGTATATTTCGAAGATTCAGACTCAAACAGCGCTGGCGCCCCTACTAATAAAATTGAACATATAGATAGTGAAGATCAATGTGTCCCTGAAGTAAAACACGATTTCCAAGAAAAAACTACAGCTAATGAAATTAATGGAAATGATAATATTATTCTATCAAATCAAGTTGGTATAGAAAATGTTTCTAGCGCTGAGATAAGTATCCCGAAAATAATTTGTGATGATGTTAACGACAGTTGTGAGCCAATGGATATTGATGAAACTATTCATGAAGAAATTTTACAGAAATCGTCTAATAAATCGTTCAACTTATCAAAACATAGTATTTTAGAAGAAACTAATAGCTCCAAAAGAAAACCATCAATTTCAAACTCTGCTACAAACACTCCAGATTTGTCGAAAAATGATAAGAGAAAATCATCAATTTCAAACTCTGGTGTGAACACTCCAGAGGTACCGAAAGATAACAAGAGAAAAACATCAATATCCAGTTCTGGTGGAAACACTCCAGATCTCTCGAAAAATGATAGGAGAAAATCTTCAGTTACAGAGTCTATTGCAGACACTTCTTCACATCCAGTTAAAACTGACAAGAGAAAATCTTCCATTTCAAGCTCCGAGACTGATACTCCAGATAAAACCAAAATTGATAAAAGAACGTCATCAATTTCAAACAGTACTGCAGACACTCCAGATTTATCTAAAAGTAATACTAACAATAAAAGCACTTTGATATTATCCCAATTAAAAGACGTATCTTCTACCTCGGATAACGTCAAGTCACCTAAACTATCAACAAATGAATTGTTATCGAAATCAGACATTAATGAAAACagtaataagaataaaaaaatatctaaaggTAATCTTTCTTTGAATGATGTGAAAGGAACACCAAAGCAAAACGCTATTCCAAAACTGACAATGCAGACTAGTACTCCTATTACTACACACCAGCTCGgcatcaaaacaaaaacagaagaACAAAAGCAAGAAGGCacaaagaaaattaaaactaacttttCCAAATCGATTAATGAAACTGATTCGTCAGAAGAGGACAGTGAAAATGATGAATCTTATGAACTTTCAGTTGAAAGGAACAAACATATTGACGATGAAGCCGAAGAAGCATGTGATGACTACGAATCAGGGGACAGTCAAGATGAAGAGGACAGAAGATATGAAGAGGAGAATGAAATTGTACAACGAGGTGAAACTCTAACCTCCGATGACGATATGTCTAATGACACTAATTATGAGAAAGATTCGTTTGTAGTAAGTTCAGATGAAGATGATAATGAGTTGCTTTCTGGCTCTGGAGATGACCTTTCAATGAGTGATAAAGAACTGACAATGAGCAAGAAAAGCAAGAAGAAGTTTAATGAACGTAAATTAAAAGAACAAAAGAATGCATCTAGAGAAATGTTTGAATCACGCCACAAACTAAACTCTTCGGATCGAAAATCGCCGACTCCTAAAACCAAGAAAAATCGAATGAGAATAGACTCGTCTTTATTGACATCTGATGAAGAAGTAGTTGTTAACCCTAAGAAATCCAATCGCATGCGTTTGGATTCTACTCTCAACGAAAGTGCCAAACTGGAAGATACCAATGTGTCTTTGACCAAAAGCAATAAGAATAAGTCTAAGCAAGACTCTGCCCTTAATAGCAATGAAAGTAAAGTTGCTACCAATATATCGCTCAAAAAGAACCAGTCTATGCATGACTCTGCTACTGATGAAAGGGAAATAACAGTCTGCAATGACAGCACCATAGACAATGCGGATCCTTTGCAAGCGCTTGTTAAACAAGAGCCTAAGACACCACAAAAAGATATGAACATCTCTGTTGTTCAGTTTACTGACCGGGAAGAAATCGAAAatgtacaaataacagaagGCAATTCTATTATGAACCAAACTGGTACAGACCCCTTACAAGCTACGATGGCGAGTGAAGATACTTCGGATAGTAGTGAAAATGAAGAGATCTTGCAGAATTATGACTCTGTACTCAATGAACTAAACAaagacaacaaaacaaaattcaacaaaaacaatgtttcttTGAACAGTGGCAATACAACTAAAAGAAATCAAGTTGAGCCAATAATCGATCAATTAAACTTAACCCATactaaaaaatcaataaaagaCAAGGGTACCAAGGGAGATGTCTCAGATTCAAAAATAGTTAAAGTTTCAAAAGAAAAACAGGAATCAGATAATGAAGACTCTTCTGATTCAATTGACCTACAGTTACTATTTTCTGAAGATAATTGTGGCAGTGACGAAGATCAGAAGTCGCAACAAAACAAAGCAGATGACGACAGTATGTTTGTCTCACTTAAAAAATCGCCAGGAAAAACAAATATTCGGGAAAGTATTG AAATGAACGCATCCCAGCAAGTTACTACTCTAAACGAAAGTAGTGAAAATAACAAGAATAGAAAATGTTCGGTGGGACTAGCAGAAGCAGTTGAAGAGCAAG ATATATTCAATGTTTCCAAAAATGTTAACATATCTATGAACGAAAGTggcaaaaagaagaaaaagaaacatTCTATATCAGAGCCTaaag ataCTTTGAATATCTCTAAAGATGTTAATGTTTCTATGAATGAAATCGgaataaagaagaaaaagaaacatTCTATATCAGAGCCCGCTGAAGAGGAGCCTaaag aTACTTTGAATATCTCTAAAAATGTTACCATTTCTATAAATGAGAGtggaaaaaagaagaaaaagaaacatTCTGTGTCAGAGCCCGCTGAAGAGGAAACTCATG ataCTTTGAACATCtctaaaaatgtaaacatttcttTGAATGAAAGTGgaataaagaagaaaaagaaacatTCTGTGTCAGAGCCCGCTGAAGAGGAAActcaag atacgtTGAACATCTCTAAAACTGTTAACAATTCTATGAATGAAAgtggaaagaagaagaaaaagaaacatTCTGTGTCAGAGCCTGATGAAGAGGACACTCGAGGTA ATACTTTCAACATCTCTAAAAATAAGAGtggaaagaagaaaaagaaacatTATATATCAGAGCCAGCTGTAGAGGAAAATGAAG AAGTTCCTGATGCTGTAGACACAGAACCTAATGAaaaaacaaagaagaagaagaaacgcAAGTGTTTCTTAGCTGCAGAACCTGAAAGTA GTGACCTCTTTTTCATAGATACGACTGGGACCTTGCTGGATAATAAAG AAAATACAATTGCAGAATCAAGTCTACCACCAAAGAgcgaaaagaagaaaaagaaacaaaaattagAAGCTttag TTCGTGACGACGATTCAGATGGAGCCCCGGACGAAGCCCCATATCGAAGTGAAAAAGCGTCCGAAATGGATTTGCAAAATATAG AAAGTGTTTGTGAATCAGCAGAAGGTTCcaagaaaaaacataaaaagaagaagaagaaatcatCGGCTGCTTCTAATTATTCgg GTGAAAACATTGATGCTGAGAACATTATTGCTTCTAACTCTAAGAAACGTAAGAGGAAGTCTTCTAATACGGAAAACTCTCAAGAATCTGGAG ATGTCCAAGAGAGCGTGGAAAGTGGAAAGCATAATGAATTGGTCGGCAGTAATAAAAAACGTAAAATCTCGCATAGAGAAGATAACAACACATCAG gCTTCAGTGAATCTAAAAAtgcaaagaaaaagaaaaagaaaaatcgTGATGTTGATTTTATAGACACTGCATCTACATCAG AAACGACCGAAACACAagttaagaaaaacaaaaagcgAAAACATAGAGATGACGACGGCGATAACAAGCAGACGAAG GTTAAAAAGGACAGTTCGTTCCAAGAAGTGCACGTACCGCGTCTTCCGGATAACATTCTTCAGCAACTAGATGACAAGCCCAGAAAGATCGAGCCGCCAAAAGTTATAGCCACATCAAATTTCATTGTTGAAAATGCCAGGCAAAGGAGAGTCAAACCTTCAAACTACTTGGAAGAGAGCATTTACCTTGATGAAAAGTCCCCAGtaactaaaaaacaaaaacaacgcATCAACAAACCCAAAGTGTTACCATTTATACCCACTGCTTCAATATCAGACAGtggatatacaacaaatttcaAGATTAACAAGCTGTCACAAACTACGAGATTTGAAGCAGAACCGCTCGTTTTTTCCAAAGAAACCTATTTGCAAAAGAATAATATTAAAAGATTAGGAACTTATGACCGGTACAAAAAGCAAATGCATCATAAAATGTCTAAATTTTAA